Part of the bacterium genome, CTTACCAATAATGTTAGTAATAATCAACCAGCTTATAATAATCTGGCATAAAAAAGGAAATAACCATCCAAATTTTGTATAGAAAGATAAATATCTTTGTGGTGAGACTTTGCCAATTACTACTCCTTCTTCCATAACTCCAAGACTGTTGAGAACATTTCCATAGGGATCAATAATCTGGGATATTCCAGAACTTGCTATTCTTACTACAAATCTTCTATTTTCTATTGCTCTAAATACTGTCATAGCTGAATGTTGTAAATGTTGTATTCTTCCCCATCTCTTTGCATCATAAGTAGGAATAACAAGAATTTCTGCATCATGCTTTACTAAATTTCTGCTTACATAAGTATAGTCCATATCATAACAAATTTCTACTCCTATTTTTCCTAATGTAGTAGGAAAAACAGAATAAGTCTTTCCAGGTAATCCATCACTAAATAACTGAATAGGATTCATCTTATAGTACTTTCCAACCACTTTATGTTTAGGAGATATGATTATTGCTGTATTGTAAAATTCTGAAGGATCTTGAGCAACATCTGTACATCCAAGGATTAAATACGAATTAATCTCTGCTGCCAGCGAGAAAAGTATATCCAAAATCTCAGGTTCAGATAAAACATTTTCTAAAAGTGCATACTCTGGCCACACTACTAAACTTGGCTTTTTGTTACTTATTCCTTTCGTCTTTTTCAAATATCTGTCTAAGCAACTAGACTCATCTTGAATT contains:
- the lnt gene encoding apolipoprotein N-acyltransferase — protein: MKKIIIKIFLIIVSGIFLILAFPPFNKGIFAWIALVPFFFAIKNVSGRIAFYIGFLWGMVWFGGTLHWLYEIFGVASVTLIAILSFFIGLFGAGHSFFIRRYNPILTIAITSILWIAIEFFRSECWTLKFSWMTLGYSQTQHLLLLQLVSILGVYGISFLIVIVNVVIYFTIENWRLKGKIITLWGIMAIGILLILLYGKAVIPENIEGEYTVVGIQDESSCLDRYLKKTKGISNKKPSLVVWPEYALLENVLSEPEILDILFSLAAEINSYLILGCTDVAQDPSEFYNTAIIISPKHKVVGKYYKMNPIQLFSDGLPGKTYSVFPTTLGKIGVEICYDMDYTYVSRNLVKHDAEILVIPTYDAKRWGRIQHLQHSAMTVFRAIENRRFVVRIASSGISQIIDPYGNVLNSLGVMEEGVVIGKVSPQRYLSFYTKFGWLFPFLCQIIISWLIITNIIGKRSGGVTEGDMEIKEIGRYY